From a region of the Acinetobacter larvae genome:
- the rplL gene encoding 50S ribosomal protein L7/L12 has translation MALTNEEILNAVAEKTVLELVELISAFEEKFNVSAAAVAVAAAPGAAGAAAEEQSEFNVELTSFGANKVAVIKAVREATGLGLKEAKDLVEGAPSVIKEGVSKEEGEELKKKLEEAGAAVTLK, from the coding sequence ATGGCTTTAACTAACGAAGAAATCTTAAATGCAGTTGCTGAAAAAACTGTTCTTGAACTTGTTGAATTAATCTCTGCTTTCGAAGAAAAATTCAATGTATCTGCTGCTGCAGTTGCTGTAGCTGCTGCTCCTGGCGCGGCTGGTGCTGCTGCTGAAGAGCAATCAGAATTCAATGTTGAATTGACTTCTTTCGGTGCGAACAAAGTTGCTGTAATTAAAGCAGTACGTGAAGCTACTGGCCTTGGTCTTAAAGAAGCAAAAGACCTTGTTGAAGGCGCTCCTTCTGTTATTAAAGAAGGCGTTTCTAAAGAAGAAGGTGAAGAGCTTAAGAAAAAACTTGAAGAAGCTGGCGCAGCTGTTACACTTAAGTAA
- the rplJ gene encoding 50S ribosomal protein L10, with protein sequence MALRLEDKKEIVAAVNTAASTAFSAVVADYQGLNVTQLTELRVQARQAGVYLRIVRNTLAKRAFEGTQFDILNDTLTGPTIIGLSTSEDDMGAAARVFEDFAKTNKAFELKAAAFDGKIYQGAEVSTIANLPNQEKALTMLANVLQAPVSKLGRLLTALKEKNEQEAA encoded by the coding sequence ATGGCTCTTCGTTTAGAGGACAAAAAAGAGATCGTTGCTGCGGTAAATACTGCTGCTTCAACTGCTTTCTCTGCTGTTGTTGCTGACTACCAAGGTTTGAACGTTACGCAATTGACTGAATTGCGTGTTCAAGCTCGTCAAGCAGGTGTTTATTTACGTATTGTTCGTAACACTTTGGCGAAACGTGCGTTTGAAGGTACTCAATTCGATATCTTGAACGACACCTTGACTGGTCCAACAATCATCGGTTTATCAACTTCTGAAGATGACATGGGTGCTGCTGCACGCGTATTTGAAGACTTTGCAAAAACAAACAAAGCCTTTGAATTAAAAGCTGCTGCATTCGATGGCAAAATTTATCAAGGTGCTGAAGTTAGTACAATTGCTAACCTTCCGAACCAAGAGAAAGCACTTACTATGCTTGCCAATGTTCTTCAAGCTCCTGTTTCAAAATTGGGTCGCCTACTTACAGCACTCAAAGAGAAAAACGAGCAAGAAGCTGCTTAA
- the rplA gene encoding 50S ribosomal protein L1: protein MAKLTKRQKAIAAAVEANKVYTLEEAVQVLNSLPAAKFKESLDISVNLGVDPRKSDQVVRGATTLPAGTGKTVRVAVFAQGAAAEAAKAEGADVVGFDDLAESIQQGNLDFDVVIAAPDAMRVVGKLGTILGPRGLMPNPKVGTVTPDVATAVKNAKAGQARYRVDKGGIIHAAIGQVGFDVAAVRQNVEALVADLKKAKPATSKGVYIKKITLSSTMGPGLTIDVNNVSL, encoded by the coding sequence ATGGCAAAGTTAACTAAACGCCAAAAGGCCATCGCTGCAGCTGTTGAAGCAAACAAAGTTTATACTTTGGAAGAAGCAGTACAAGTCCTCAATAGCCTACCTGCTGCAAAATTCAAAGAATCTTTGGATATTTCAGTCAACCTAGGCGTAGACCCACGTAAATCAGACCAAGTGGTACGTGGTGCAACCACATTACCAGCAGGTACTGGTAAAACTGTACGTGTTGCAGTATTTGCACAAGGTGCTGCTGCTGAAGCTGCTAAAGCTGAAGGCGCTGATGTTGTTGGTTTTGATGATCTTGCTGAAAGCATCCAACAAGGTAATCTTGACTTTGATGTTGTTATTGCTGCTCCAGATGCAATGCGCGTTGTGGGTAAGTTAGGTACAATTTTGGGTCCACGTGGTTTGATGCCAAACCCGAAAGTGGGCACCGTAACACCTGACGTTGCAACTGCTGTGAAAAATGCTAAAGCTGGTCAAGCACGTTATCGTGTAGACAAAGGCGGTATTATCCATGCTGCAATCGGTCAAGTAGGCTTTGATGTTGCTGCTGTTCGCCAAAACGTTGAAGCACTTGTTGCTGATTTGAAAAAAGCGAAACCTGCTACATCTAAAGGTGTATACATCAAGAAAATTACTTTGAGCTCAACAATGGGTCCTGGTTTAACGATTGATGTAAACAACGTTTCACTTTAA
- the rplK gene encoding 50S ribosomal protein L11 yields the protein MAKKIDGYIKLQVPAGKANPSPPIGPALGQRGVNIMAFCKEFNAATQKVEAGLPIPVVITVYNDKSFTFIMKTPPAAILLKKAAGIQKGSAVPNKTKVGKLTRAQLEEIATTKEPDLTGADLDARVRTIAGSARSMGLEVEL from the coding sequence ATGGCTAAGAAGATTGACGGCTATATCAAGCTGCAAGTTCCAGCTGGTAAAGCGAATCCATCTCCACCGATCGGTCCTGCACTCGGTCAACGTGGTGTAAACATCATGGCATTCTGTAAAGAATTCAATGCTGCTACACAAAAAGTTGAAGCGGGTCTACCAATCCCTGTCGTGATCACAGTGTACAACGATAAGTCGTTCACTTTCATCATGAAAACTCCACCTGCTGCGATCTTGTTGAAGAAAGCTGCTGGTATCCAAAAAGGGTCAGCTGTACCAAACAAAACTAAAGTTGGTAAATTGACTCGCGCTCAATTAGAAGAAATTGCAACCACAAAAGAACCAGATTTAACTGGTGCTGATTTGGATGCACGTGTACGTACCATCGCTGGTTCTGCGCGTTCTATGGGCTTGGAAGTGGAGCTATAA
- the nusG gene encoding transcription termination/antitermination protein NusG has translation MKRWYIIHAYSGYEKQVMRSLNDRIQRSAVADSFGEVLVPTEEVVEMKDGKKRKSERKFFPGYVLVEMEMNDETWHIVKECPKVLGFIGGTAEKPAPITQKEADAILARVKNIGEAPRPKTMFEPGEELLVIDGPFTDFKGVVEEVLYEKSRLTLTINVFNRPTQVELEFRQVEKTV, from the coding sequence ATGAAACGTTGGTACATTATTCATGCCTATTCAGGTTATGAAAAACAAGTGATGCGTTCACTTAATGATCGAATCCAGCGCAGCGCTGTAGCTGATAGCTTTGGTGAAGTCCTTGTTCCTACCGAAGAAGTGGTAGAAATGAAGGATGGTAAAAAACGTAAATCTGAACGTAAATTCTTTCCAGGCTATGTATTAGTTGAAATGGAAATGAATGATGAAACTTGGCATATCGTAAAAGAATGTCCAAAAGTTTTAGGATTTATCGGTGGTACTGCGGAAAAACCGGCACCAATTACCCAAAAAGAAGCAGATGCCATTCTAGCTCGCGTGAAAAACATTGGTGAAGCACCGCGTCCGAAGACGATGTTTGAGCCAGGTGAAGAATTATTGGTTATTGACGGTCCATTCACTGACTTTAAAGGTGTGGTGGAAGAAGTCTTATATGAGAAGTCGCGGTTAACCCTGACCATCAACGTATTTAATAGACCGACACAAGTTGAACTTGAGTTTCGCCAAGTCGAAAAAACAGTTTAA
- the rpoB gene encoding DNA-directed RNA polymerase subunit beta, whose product MAYSYTEKKRIRKNFGKLPQVMDAPYLLAIQVDSYRTFLQDGKTPKNREDIGLQAAFRSVFPIESYSGNAALEFVEYSLGKPEFDVRECILRGSTYAAPMRVKIRLIIKDRETKSIKDVREQEVYMGEMPLMTDNGTFVINGTERVIVSQLHRSPGVFFDHDKGKTHSSGKVLYSARIIPYRGSWLDFEFDAKDLVYVRIDRRRKLLATVILRALNYNDEQILSMFYEKVPVYVDMGSYQIDLVPERLRGEMAQFDIVDNDGKSIVEQGKRINARHVRQMEAAGLSKLPVPDEYLYERITAEDITLRDGEVISANTVLSHEVMVKLAEGGVKEFNILFTNDIDRGPFVADTLRADLTRDRAEALVEIYKVMRPGEPPTHEAAENLFNNLFFSSERYDLSPVGRMKFNRRLGRPYDVGTDQKSREVEGILSNDDIIDVLKTLVEIRNGKGEVDDIDHLGNRRVRSVGEMTENQFRVGLVRVERAVKERLSQAETDNLSPQDLINAKPVAAAIKEFFGSSQLSQFMDQNNPLSEITHKRRVSALGPGGLTRERAGFEVRDVHQTHYGRVCPIETPEGPNIGLINSLSVYAKANDFGFLETPYRKVVDGRVTEEVEYLSAIEEVGTVIAQADSEMDESNHLTEEFVSVRYQGEFVRMPPEKVTHMDVSAQQVVSVAASLIPFLEHDDANRALMGSNMQRQAVPTLLADKPLVGTGMEAHVARDSGVCVIAKRGGMIEYVDASRVVIRVNEDEMVAGEAGVDIYNLIKYTRSNQNTCINQKVLVNLGDKVGRGDVLADGPSTDGGELALGQNMRVAFMTWNGYNYEDSILLSERVLQEDRLTSIHIQELSCVARDTKLGSEEITADIPNVGEAALSKLDESGIVYIGAEVTAGDILVGKVTPKGETQLTPEEKLLRAIFGEKAADVKDSSLRVPSGTKGTVIDVQVFTRDGIEKDERAQAIEKSQLDSYRKDLKEEYKIFEEAARERIIRLLKDQQSNGGGRTKRGDVLSENLLSDLELVDLLEIQPSDEAIAERLTQIQVFLKEKSAEIDEKFAEKKRKLSTGDELTSGVLKVVKVYLAVKRRIQPGDKMAGRHGNKGVVSNILPVEDMPHDINGVPVDVVLNPLGVPSRMNVGQILETHLGLAAKGLGEQIDKMLKQQRTIAELREFLDKIYNKVGGEQEQLDSLTDEEILKLSGNLRAGVPLATPVFDGAEEGQIKELLELAELPRSGQTVLYDGRTGERFDRPVTVGYMYMLKLNHLVDDKMHARSTGSYSLVTQQPLGGKAQFGGQRFGEMEVWALEAYGAAYTLQEMLTVKSDDVEGRTRIYKNIVDGNHYMDPGMPESFNVLTKEIRSLGINIELKNGD is encoded by the coding sequence ATGGCTTACTCATATACCGAAAAAAAACGGATCCGTAAGAATTTTGGTAAATTGCCCCAAGTGATGGATGCTCCGTACTTGCTCGCGATACAAGTCGACTCGTACCGAACATTCTTGCAAGATGGCAAAACGCCAAAAAACCGCGAAGATATCGGTCTCCAAGCCGCATTTCGTTCAGTATTTCCAATTGAAAGTTATTCGGGCAATGCGGCTTTAGAATTTGTTGAGTATAGTCTTGGTAAACCAGAGTTTGATGTACGTGAGTGTATTCTTCGCGGCTCAACTTATGCGGCACCAATGCGCGTTAAGATTCGTCTGATCATCAAAGATCGCGAAACAAAATCTATCAAAGACGTACGTGAACAAGAAGTCTACATGGGCGAAATGCCTTTGATGACAGATAACGGTACTTTCGTTATTAATGGTACAGAGCGTGTGATTGTATCCCAATTACACCGTTCACCAGGTGTGTTCTTTGACCACGACAAAGGAAAAACACACTCAAGCGGTAAAGTACTGTACTCTGCGCGTATTATTCCTTACCGTGGTTCATGGTTAGACTTTGAATTTGACGCCAAAGATTTGGTCTACGTGCGTATTGACCGTCGTCGTAAATTGCTTGCAACCGTTATTTTACGTGCGCTCAATTATAATGATGAACAAATCTTATCTATGTTCTATGAGAAAGTACCGGTCTATGTGGACATGGGAAGCTATCAAATTGACTTAGTGCCTGAGCGTCTGCGTGGCGAAATGGCGCAATTTGATATTGTAGATAATGATGGCAAAAGCATTGTAGAACAAGGTAAGCGTATCAACGCACGCCATGTTCGTCAAATGGAAGCAGCAGGTTTAAGCAAACTTCCTGTTCCAGATGAATACCTCTATGAACGCATCACGGCAGAAGACATTACTTTACGTGATGGTGAAGTGATTAGTGCCAATACCGTACTGAGCCATGAAGTGATGGTGAAGTTGGCTGAAGGTGGTGTTAAAGAGTTTAACATCCTATTTACCAACGACATCGACCGTGGTCCATTCGTTGCAGATACACTACGTGCTGATTTAACCCGTGATCGTGCTGAAGCGCTAGTTGAAATCTACAAAGTAATGCGTCCAGGTGAGCCACCAACACACGAAGCCGCAGAAAATCTATTCAATAACTTATTCTTCTCTTCAGAGCGTTATGACTTATCGCCTGTGGGTCGTATGAAGTTTAACCGTCGTTTGGGTCGCCCTTACGATGTTGGTACAGATCAGAAATCACGTGAAGTCGAAGGCATTTTGTCGAATGATGACATCATTGATGTACTGAAAACACTGGTTGAAATCCGTAACGGTAAAGGTGAAGTCGACGATATCGATCACTTGGGTAACCGTCGTGTTCGTTCTGTTGGTGAAATGACTGAAAACCAATTCCGTGTTGGTTTGGTGCGTGTTGAACGTGCGGTCAAAGAACGTTTAAGCCAAGCAGAAACAGATAACTTGTCACCACAAGATTTGATCAATGCGAAACCTGTTGCAGCTGCAATCAAAGAATTCTTTGGTTCAAGCCAATTGTCACAGTTCATGGACCAAAACAACCCATTATCAGAAATCACGCATAAACGTCGTGTTTCTGCACTTGGACCGGGTGGTTTAACCCGTGAGCGTGCAGGCTTTGAGGTACGTGACGTACATCAAACGCATTATGGTCGTGTTTGTCCAATTGAAACACCGGAAGGTCCAAACATTGGTTTGATCAACTCGTTGTCGGTATATGCCAAAGCTAACGATTTCGGTTTCTTAGAAACGCCATATCGTAAAGTGGTTGACGGTCGTGTGACGGAAGAGGTTGAGTACCTTTCTGCAATTGAAGAAGTGGGCACTGTGATTGCACAAGCCGACTCTGAAATGGATGAGAGCAACCACTTAACAGAAGAATTCGTTTCTGTACGTTACCAAGGCGAATTTGTACGCATGCCGCCAGAAAAAGTAACGCATATGGACGTTTCTGCACAGCAAGTTGTATCTGTTGCAGCATCATTGATTCCATTCCTTGAGCACGATGACGCCAACCGTGCCTTGATGGGATCAAACATGCAACGTCAAGCAGTACCTACTTTATTGGCAGATAAGCCTTTGGTCGGTACGGGTATGGAAGCGCACGTTGCGCGCGACTCTGGTGTGTGTGTGATCGCTAAACGTGGCGGTATGATCGAATATGTTGATGCATCACGTGTGGTGATTCGCGTCAATGAAGATGAGATGGTTGCGGGTGAAGCAGGCGTTGATATCTATAACTTGATCAAATACACCCGTTCTAACCAAAACACCTGTATTAACCAAAAAGTATTGGTGAATTTGGGTGATAAAGTTGGTCGTGGTGATGTTCTTGCCGATGGTCCTTCAACTGATGGTGGTGAATTAGCACTGGGTCAAAACATGCGTGTCGCATTTATGACTTGGAATGGCTATAACTACGAAGACTCGATCTTACTGTCCGAACGTGTGTTACAAGAAGACCGTTTAACATCGATTCACATTCAAGAATTGTCATGTGTTGCACGTGATACCAAATTGGGTTCTGAAGAAATTACTGCAGATATTCCAAACGTTGGTGAAGCAGCACTGTCTAAATTGGATGAATCCGGTATTGTGTATATCGGTGCTGAAGTCACAGCGGGCGATATTCTGGTCGGTAAAGTAACCCCTAAAGGTGAAACACAATTAACCCCAGAAGAAAAACTATTGCGCGCCATCTTTGGTGAAAAAGCGGCTGACGTGAAAGATTCTTCTTTACGTGTTCCATCTGGCACCAAAGGTACTGTGATTGACGTACAAGTCTTTACCCGTGACGGAATTGAAAAAGACGAACGTGCTCAGGCGATTGAGAAATCTCAATTAGATTCGTATCGTAAAGACTTGAAAGAAGAATACAAAATCTTCGAAGAAGCGGCACGTGAACGAATTATTCGTTTGTTAAAAGACCAACAGTCAAATGGCGGTGGTCGTACTAAACGTGGTGATGTACTCAGCGAAAACTTGTTATCTGACCTTGAGTTGGTTGATCTACTTGAAATCCAACCTAGTGATGAAGCGATTGCTGAACGCTTAACACAAATCCAAGTATTCTTAAAAGAAAAGAGTGCTGAGATTGATGAAAAATTCGCTGAGAAAAAACGCAAATTATCTACGGGTGATGAGCTGACTTCTGGCGTATTGAAAGTTGTTAAAGTGTATTTGGCAGTAAAACGTCGTATCCAACCTGGTGATAAAATGGCGGGTCGTCACGGGAACAAGGGTGTGGTGTCAAACATCCTTCCTGTAGAAGATATGCCGCATGATATCAATGGTGTACCTGTAGACGTGGTATTAAACCCGCTCGGTGTACCTTCACGTATGAACGTGGGTCAGATTTTGGAAACACATCTAGGTTTGGCTGCCAAAGGTTTGGGTGAGCAAATTGATAAAATGCTCAAACAACAACGTACCATTGCTGAACTACGTGAATTCCTAGACAAGATCTACAACAAAGTAGGTGGTGAACAAGAGCAGCTCGATAGCCTGACCGATGAAGAAATTCTGAAGTTGTCTGGTAACTTGCGTGCCGGTGTACCACTTGCTACACCAGTATTTGATGGTGCAGAAGAAGGTCAAATCAAAGAATTGCTCGAACTCGCTGAATTGCCACGTTCAGGGCAAACTGTTTTATATGATGGACGTACTGGTGAACGTTTTGACCGTCCAGTAACTGTTGGTTATATGTACATGCTGAAATTGAACCACTTGGTGGATGACAAAATGCATGCGCGTTCAACAGGTTCTTACTCACTTGTTACACAGCAGCCATTGGGTGGTAAAGCACAATTCGGTGGTCAGCGTTTCGGTGAGATGGAGGTCTGGGCACTTGAAGCATATGGCGCGGCATATACCTTGCAAGAGATGCTAACTGTCAAGTCGGATGACGTCGAAGGTCGTACCCGCATCTATAAGAATATTGTAGATGGTAACCATTATATGGATCCGGGCATGCCTGAGTCATTCAACGTATTGACCAAGGAGATCCGTTCTTTAGGTATCAACATTGAACTGAAAAATGGTGACTAA
- the rpoC gene encoding DNA-directed RNA polymerase subunit beta': MKDLLDIMRKKTDSEGYTPVEFDRIRIGLASPEMIKSWSHGEVKKPETINYRTFKPERDGLFCAKIFGPVKDYECLCGKYKRMKYKGVICEKCGVEVTTAKVRRERMGHIELASPVAHIWFLKSLPSRIGLLLDMTLRDIERVLYFESYVVTDPGMTPLEKNQLLNDEEYFAALEEHGDEFTAKMGAEAVQDLLKDIDLEAEISRLREEIPQTTSETKLKKASKRLKLMEAFKDSNNKPEWMVMNVLPVLPPDLRPLVPLEGGRFATSDLNDLYRRVINRNNRLKRLLDLAAPDIIVRNEKRMLQESVDALLDNGRRGRAITGSNKRPLKSLADMIKGKQGRFRQNLLGKRVDYSGRSVITVGPNLRLHQCGLPKKMALELFKPFIFAKLQASGQATTIKAAKKMVERETPEVWDVLASVIRQHPVMLNRAPTLHRLGLQAFEPILIEGKAIRLHPLVCAAFNADFDGDQMAVHVPLTLEAQLEARALMMSTNNILSPANGEPIIVPSQDVVLGLYYITRDAVNAKGEGMVFADTHEVNRALATGQVDLHARVKARVHQTVINEQGEREQQTIVVETTPGRCLLWEVVPEGMDFQQINIEMTKKNISKLINSCYRKLGLKDTVIFADQLMYLGFRQATRSGVSVGMEDMVIPPQKQAIIDKAEAEVREIEHQFEQGFVTAGERYNKVVDIWARTNDQVAKAMMDNLSYTTVKNKQGEDEKQKSFNSIYMMSDSGARGSAAQIRQLAGMRGLMAKPDGSIIETPIKANFREGLTVLQYFISTHGARKGLADTALKTANSGYLTRRLVDVAQDLVITEPDCGTNEGLVMTPLIQGGDVIEALRDRVLGRVTAEDVRRAVDDEVVLPRGTLIDEKIAAELEDAGVDEVKVRSVVSCESTFGVCAKCYGRDLARGHLVNPGESVGVMAAQSIGEPGTQLTMRTFHVGGAASRTSAANSVQVRNKGTVRFHNVKTVQHAKGHLVSVSRSGEIGIADDLGRERERYKLPYGASILLKDGEAVEAGGIVATWDPHTHPLVTEVAGKARFSQIADGVTATSKTDDATGMTTVEILPVTARPVSGKDLRPAIVLDTQDGGEQFYFLPQNTIVTVRDGETIGVGDVIGRVPQETSRTRDITGGLPRVADLFEARKPKEHAILAEVSGIVSFGKETKGKNRLVITPDDGSEVYEELIPKWRTINVFEGEHVNRGEVVSDGPQNPHDILRLKGEVALTNYIVNEVQDVYRLQGVKINDKHIEVIVRQMLRKVEITDGGDSSFIKGEQIDYSRVVQENQAVNAQNKFPAKFERQLMGITKASLSTDSFISAASFQETTRVLTEAAVTGKEDDLRGLKENVVVGRLIPAGTGLAYHLERRRQEAEAAEFELANDFSEVDQAFSQALNEEQF; this comes from the coding sequence TTGAAAGACTTGCTCGATATCATGCGTAAAAAGACGGATTCAGAGGGTTATACACCAGTTGAATTTGACCGTATTCGTATTGGTCTTGCGTCACCAGAAATGATTAAGTCATGGTCTCACGGTGAAGTAAAAAAACCGGAAACCATTAACTATCGTACTTTTAAACCTGAACGTGATGGTTTGTTCTGTGCCAAGATTTTTGGTCCAGTAAAAGATTATGAATGCTTGTGTGGTAAATACAAGCGCATGAAATACAAAGGCGTAATTTGTGAAAAATGTGGCGTTGAAGTCACTACCGCAAAAGTACGTCGTGAGCGCATGGGCCATATTGAGTTGGCATCTCCTGTTGCACACATTTGGTTCTTAAAATCATTGCCTAGCCGTATCGGTCTATTACTCGATATGACGTTGCGTGATATTGAACGTGTTCTGTATTTCGAATCTTATGTGGTGACCGATCCTGGTATGACACCACTTGAGAAAAACCAGTTATTGAATGATGAAGAATACTTCGCTGCGCTTGAAGAGCATGGTGATGAATTCACAGCGAAAATGGGTGCTGAAGCGGTTCAAGATTTGTTAAAAGACATTGATCTTGAAGCTGAAATTTCTCGTTTACGTGAAGAAATTCCACAAACAACGTCTGAGACGAAGCTGAAAAAAGCGTCTAAACGTTTGAAATTGATGGAAGCATTCAAAGACTCAAATAACAAGCCAGAATGGATGGTGATGAATGTACTACCAGTACTTCCACCAGACTTACGTCCATTGGTACCGCTAGAAGGCGGTCGTTTTGCGACTTCTGACTTGAACGATTTGTATCGTCGCGTGATTAACCGTAACAACCGTCTCAAACGTCTACTTGATCTTGCTGCGCCAGATATTATTGTGCGTAACGAAAAACGGATGTTGCAAGAATCAGTCGATGCCTTGTTAGATAACGGTCGTCGTGGTCGTGCCATTACCGGTTCGAACAAACGTCCATTGAAATCTTTGGCAGACATGATCAAAGGTAAACAAGGTCGTTTCCGTCAAAACTTGCTCGGTAAACGTGTTGACTACTCTGGTCGTTCGGTCATTACCGTTGGTCCAAACCTACGTTTACATCAATGTGGTTTACCGAAAAAAATGGCGCTTGAACTGTTCAAACCATTTATTTTTGCCAAACTACAAGCCTCTGGTCAAGCAACCACCATTAAAGCTGCGAAGAAAATGGTTGAGCGTGAAACACCAGAAGTATGGGACGTGTTAGCCTCTGTGATTCGTCAACATCCTGTGATGTTAAACCGTGCACCGACTTTGCACCGTTTGGGTCTACAAGCATTTGAACCGATCTTAATTGAAGGTAAAGCAATTCGTCTGCATCCTTTGGTATGTGCCGCATTTAACGCCGACTTTGACGGTGACCAAATGGCGGTACACGTACCATTGACGCTTGAAGCTCAGCTTGAAGCGCGTGCATTGATGATGTCAACCAATAACATCTTGTCACCAGCCAATGGTGAGCCAATTATCGTACCTTCTCAGGACGTGGTCTTGGGCTTGTATTACATCACACGTGATGCAGTCAATGCCAAAGGTGAAGGCATGGTATTTGCCGATACTCACGAAGTAAACCGTGCCTTGGCAACAGGTCAAGTTGATTTACATGCGCGTGTAAAAGCACGTGTACACCAAACGGTGATCAATGAGCAAGGTGAACGTGAGCAACAAACCATTGTGGTAGAAACCACACCAGGTCGTTGTTTGTTGTGGGAAGTTGTTCCTGAAGGGATGGATTTCCAACAAATTAACATTGAGATGACCAAAAAGAACATCTCTAAGCTGATCAACTCTTGTTATCGTAAATTGGGCTTAAAAGATACAGTTATCTTTGCTGACCAATTGATGTACCTCGGCTTCCGCCAAGCAACCCGTTCTGGTGTATCGGTTGGTATGGAAGACATGGTTATTCCGCCACAGAAACAAGCAATTATTGACAAAGCTGAAGCTGAAGTGCGTGAAATTGAACATCAGTTTGAACAAGGCTTTGTAACCGCGGGTGAACGTTATAACAAAGTGGTCGATATTTGGGCACGTACCAACGACCAAGTTGCCAAAGCGATGATGGACAACTTGTCTTATACCACTGTGAAAAACAAACAGGGTGAAGACGAGAAACAAAAATCGTTCAACAGCATCTACATGATGTCTGACTCTGGTGCCCGTGGTAGTGCGGCGCAGATTCGTCAGCTTGCGGGGATGCGTGGTTTGATGGCGAAACCAGATGGTTCGATCATTGAAACCCCAATTAAAGCCAACTTCCGTGAAGGCTTAACCGTACTGCAGTACTTTATTTCGACACACGGTGCGCGTAAAGGTTTGGCCGATACCGCATTGAAAACCGCGAACTCTGGTTATTTAACCCGTCGTTTGGTGGACGTGGCACAAGACTTGGTGATTACTGAGCCAGATTGTGGCACCAATGAAGGTCTAGTGATGACCCCATTGATTCAAGGTGGTGATGTAATCGAAGCGTTACGTGACCGCGTATTGGGTCGTGTAACTGCCGAAGATGTACGTCGTGCTGTTGATGATGAAGTGGTGTTACCGCGTGGTACGCTCATTGATGAGAAAATCGCAGCGGAACTTGAAGATGCCGGTGTCGATGAAGTCAAAGTACGTTCAGTGGTGAGCTGTGAATCCACCTTCGGTGTTTGTGCTAAATGTTATGGTCGTGACTTGGCACGTGGTCACTTGGTAAACCCAGGTGAATCTGTCGGGGTAATGGCGGCACAATCAATTGGTGAACCGGGTACCCAGTTAACCATGCGTACATTCCACGTCGGTGGTGCGGCAAGCCGAACTTCTGCTGCCAATAGCGTACAAGTGCGTAACAAAGGTACAGTACGTTTCCATAACGTTAAAACTGTACAACATGCCAAAGGTCACTTGGTATCTGTTTCCCGTTCAGGTGAAATCGGTATTGCGGATGATCTAGGTCGTGAACGCGAACGTTATAAACTGCCATACGGTGCGTCTATCTTGTTGAAAGATGGCGAAGCAGTAGAAGCAGGCGGTATCGTTGCGACATGGGATCCACATACCCATCCATTGGTTACAGAAGTTGCAGGTAAAGCACGTTTCAGCCAAATTGCTGATGGTGTGACTGCGACCTCTAAAACGGATGATGCAACAGGTATGACCACTGTTGAGATCCTACCAGTGACTGCACGTCCAGTATCTGGTAAAGATTTACGTCCTGCGATTGTATTGGATACCCAAGACGGTGGTGAACAGTTCTACTTCTTGCCACAAAATACCATTGTGACCGTCCGTGATGGCGAAACCATTGGTGTGGGTGACGTTATTGGTCGTGTACCACAAGAAACTTCACGTACCCGTGATATTACCGGTGGTTTGCCACGCGTAGCTGACTTGTTCGAAGCACGTAAACCCAAAGAGCATGCGATCTTGGCAGAAGTGTCTGGTATCGTGAGCTTTGGTAAAGAAACCAAAGGTAAGAACCGTTTAGTGATTACACCGGATGATGGTTCAGAAGTTTACGAAGAACTAATTCCAAAATGGCGTACCATTAACGTGTTCGAGGGTGAGCATGTTAACCGTGGTGAGGTTGTTTCTGACGGCCCACAAAACCCACATGACATCTTACGCTTGAAAGGTGAAGTGGCGTTGACCAACTACATCGTAAACGAAGTACAAGACGTCTATCGCTTACAAGGTGTAAAAATCAACGATAAGCACATCGAAGTCATTGTGCGTCAAATGTTACGTAAAGTTGAAATCACCGATGGCGGTGACAGTAGCTTTATCAAAGGCGAACAAATTGACTATAGCCGCGTGGTGCAAGAGAACCAAGCTGTTAATGCGCAAAACAAGTTCCCTGCGAAGTTTGAACGTCAATTGATGGGTATTACCAAAGCATCGTTGTCAACTGACTCATTCATCTCCGCTGCATCGTTCCAGGAAACCACACGTGTGTTAACTGAAGCGGCTGTCACTGGTAAAGAAGATGATCTACGTGGTCTAAAAGAGAACGTTGTTGTGGGTCGTTTGATTCCTGCAGGTACAGGTTTGGCATACCATCTTGAGCGTCGTCGCCAAGAAGCGGAAGCTGCTGAATTTGAATTGGCGAATGACTTCTCTGAAGTTGACCAAGCTTTCTCTCAAGCTTTAAACGAAGAACAATTCTAA